One genomic window of Desulfurococcus mucosus DSM 2162 includes the following:
- a CDS encoding ABC transporter permease, producing the protein MSGTRLDPGSSLNALRKHLGKTRFRVGLALVLTVTVIAILSPVIAPYPEDGLGYVPPDAVSKAMLPPGFPHVFGTDTRGRDLFSRVVFGAGSAVVEILTVVLSSLAIGVLVGVSAAYYRGPLEHVLNYLVELFMSIPAIVIALAVRLATGPGFHVVAVSLVATWWSWYARVTYVYARSIVEMDYVVLAKLSGLSNLKIIYRHVLRNATPPVLVQAVTDMGSVLLEATSINFMGLGVPLNSPEWGVIMLEGLPVITIAPWITMFPGILLLATALGFSLVGDSLREELDPRMRRRWRLWF; encoded by the coding sequence ATGAGTGGTACCAGACTAGACCCAGGGAGCTCCCTCAATGCTCTCAGAAAGCATCTCGGGAAAACCCGTTTCAGAGTAGGCCTCGCACTGGTATTGACCGTTACAGTCATCGCGATTCTTTCACCGGTGATCGCGCCATACCCGGAGGACGGGCTCGGGTACGTGCCGCCTGATGCCGTGTCGAAAGCCATGCTTCCACCGGGCTTCCCACATGTATTCGGAACCGACACCAGGGGAAGAGACCTCTTCTCCAGGGTTGTCTTCGGTGCTGGCTCAGCTGTGGTGGAAATCCTGACGGTGGTTCTCTCAAGCCTAGCCATAGGTGTCCTAGTAGGGGTTTCCGCTGCATACTATAGGGGGCCGCTGGAACACGTGTTAAACTACCTTGTAGAATTATTCATGAGTATACCTGCAATAGTGATAGCTCTCGCCGTGAGGTTAGCCACAGGCCCCGGGTTCCATGTAGTTGCAGTCAGCCTTGTGGCAACATGGTGGTCATGGTATGCCAGGGTAACCTATGTTTACGCTAGAAGCATCGTAGAGATGGATTACGTAGTCCTCGCAAAGCTAAGCGGGTTAAGCAACCTAAAGATAATCTACAGGCATGTATTGAGGAATGCCACTCCCCCCGTCCTAGTGCAAGCTGTTACCGATATGGGAAGCGTCCTCCTCGAAGCCACATCGATAAACTTCATGGGGCTCGGAGTGCCCCTCAACTCACCCGAGTGGGGTGTTATAATGCTCGAGGGTCTCCCAGTGATCACGATAGCTCCATGGATAACAATGTTCCCTGGAATACTTCTACTTGCCACAGCACTCGGCTTCAGCCTAGTGGGTGACAGCCTCAGGGAGGAGCTGGATCCGAGGATGAGGAGGAGGTGGAGGCTGTGGTTCTAG
- a CDS encoding ABC transporter ATP-binding protein has protein sequence MVLAVKAMNLWIGYMDEGEIVHWAVRGISFQVDEGEIYCLVGESGCGKSTTGNAIAGILPSHAVTRGELYIYGRKVIDDDRVDYRGVRGRLVSYIPQNPGTSLNPYETVENQFYYVLNSIYGYSREKALETARRYLSMVELDPERVLDHYPHELSGGMQQRVAIGIALATGARVVVADEPTSSLDAHLRLQLIKLIRRLRDEQGLSVILITHDLVSAGRICDVVGVMYAGKIIEEGKGSLLLTEPLHPYTQMLVDAVPILGLKKPLKSIPGEPPRAGGEIRECVFRDRCPQAFDKCVTHPPESYVMERKISCWRYTG, from the coding sequence GTGGTTCTAGCGGTTAAGGCAATGAACCTGTGGATAGGGTACATGGATGAGGGTGAAATCGTTCACTGGGCTGTCAGAGGAATCAGCTTCCAGGTTGACGAAGGGGAAATATACTGCCTGGTCGGAGAGAGCGGTTGCGGAAAGTCGACGACAGGCAATGCTATAGCTGGAATACTGCCCTCGCACGCTGTGACAAGGGGAGAGCTATACATATATGGTAGGAAGGTTATCGACGATGACAGAGTAGACTACAGAGGTGTACGGGGCAGGCTTGTCTCATATATCCCGCAGAACCCGGGAACCAGTCTAAACCCGTATGAAACCGTGGAGAACCAGTTCTACTACGTACTGAACAGCATCTATGGTTACAGCAGAGAGAAGGCGTTGGAGACTGCCAGGAGATACCTCTCGATGGTTGAACTGGATCCTGAGAGAGTCCTAGACCACTATCCACACGAGTTGAGTGGGGGAATGCAACAGAGGGTAGCTATAGGGATAGCGTTGGCCACCGGTGCCCGTGTAGTGGTAGCCGATGAGCCGACCTCATCCCTAGACGCCCACCTCAGGCTTCAATTGATCAAGCTGATAAGGAGGCTGAGGGATGAGCAGGGGCTCTCCGTCATATTGATAACGCATGACCTTGTATCCGCTGGAAGGATCTGCGACGTCGTCGGGGTAATGTATGCTGGTAAAATAATCGAAGAGGGAAAAGGGAGTCTCCTTTTAACCGAGCCCCTGCACCCATATACCCAAATGCTCGTGGATGCTGTACCCATCCTAGGGTTGAAGAAGCCTTTGAAATCTATACCGGGGGAGCCGCCTAGGGCAGGCGGCGAGATCCGTGAATGCGTCTTCAGGGATAGATGCCCGCAGGCATTCGATAAGTGTGTCACACACCCACCCGAATCATACGTCATGGAGAGGAAGATATCTTGCTGGAGGTATACTGGATGA
- a CDS encoding ABC transporter ATP-binding protein: MLEVYWMTTQGDIIRLENITAGYLVVKRGLKGLLKERRIVLKNISLAVRDGERLAIIGESGSGKTTLLKVILGLLKPFEGKVFVAGKDIYALKWGQRILVLRQVGYVPQDPYRALNPSIRVKSILEEPLEALGIGDRDARVREALRLVQLSSEVLQMYPSELSGGMRQRVLIARAIIHDPEILILDEPTSALDVSIQAQVVNLINDIHRKLGLAVLTVTHDLGVAQYLADRAVVLYRGEIVEEGDMDSLIKHPRSDYTRILVSSH, translated from the coding sequence TTGCTGGAGGTATACTGGATGACGACGCAAGGAGATATCATTAGGCTGGAAAACATTACAGCAGGCTACCTTGTTGTGAAACGGGGATTGAAGGGATTGCTCAAGGAGAGAAGGATAGTGTTGAAGAACATAAGTCTAGCCGTGAGGGATGGGGAGAGACTCGCAATAATAGGGGAGAGCGGCTCCGGTAAGACAACGCTTCTCAAGGTGATCCTAGGGTTGCTCAAGCCCTTCGAGGGCAAGGTGTTCGTGGCAGGCAAGGACATATATGCTTTGAAATGGGGTCAGAGGATCCTGGTTCTCAGGCAGGTAGGATACGTGCCTCAAGACCCCTATAGGGCTCTGAATCCAAGTATAAGGGTCAAGTCTATACTAGAGGAGCCTCTCGAAGCACTTGGCATTGGCGACCGGGATGCAAGGGTAAGGGAGGCCCTAAGGCTTGTTCAACTATCCTCGGAAGTCCTCCAAATGTATCCCTCTGAGTTAAGCGGTGGCATGAGGCAAAGGGTGCTTATAGCTAGGGCAATAATACATGACCCTGAAATACTGATCCTCGATGAACCGACCTCTGCACTCGATGTCTCCATACAGGCCCAAGTGGTAAACCTGATCAACGATATTCACAGGAAACTAGGTCTGGCCGTCCTCACCGTTACACACGATCTCGGCGTCGCACAATATCTTGCTGACAGGGCGGTAGTACTCTACAGAGGAGAGATAGTCGAGGAAGGCGACATGGACTCGTTGATCAAGCACCCGAGGAGCGATTACACGAGGATACTGGTGTCAAGCCATTAG
- a CDS encoding phenylalanine--tRNA ligase subunit alpha — translation MSSPVLLPPRQYRIVKALVEKGPLELDVLAPLVGSRPEDIMRDIAELEGRKLIKVIKRVVKIPVMTSEAQKYLELGMPEEQVYPAIEKCAGKPVDEFIRCVVEDTGIPEETARIGLQHHLRAKCVEVVNGFISKGNRENCARLLEEASRIRRDLAALRDKAAAPESLDTLRRRRLVEVRDKAVIVLEPEPQLRELYENGLILEKEVLTVVKPSLAPMLDRYVVKEFDLSIEPPTPGRARKHPFMEFIDDLRDVLVAMGFEEVKGPHVEAEFWNFDALFQAQDHPAREIHDTFFLKTSMKARVDPVLLERAGRIHEAGWRYKWSPERALRLVLRSQTTAVSARTIYERGEGEYRVFTIDRNFRPENLDAKHSMEFHQLDGVIVGKEVNFKHLLYFFKELSAALGVKEVWFKPGYFPFTEPSVEGYIKHPQLGWIEVFPGGVFRPEVMEILGAPGVRAIAWGIGVDRLAMTVLGLDDIRLLFTRDLDRLENIRYGGIPFFKEKTSGRNIRVVEYPY, via the coding sequence TTGAGTAGCCCGGTGCTTCTACCGCCGCGACAGTACAGGATTGTTAAAGCACTCGTCGAGAAGGGGCCACTGGAGCTCGATGTACTGGCACCACTTGTGGGAAGCAGGCCCGAGGATATCATGAGGGATATAGCTGAGTTAGAGGGGAGAAAGCTTATCAAGGTGATTAAACGAGTCGTAAAGATACCCGTGATGACTAGTGAGGCACAGAAGTATCTTGAACTAGGGATGCCGGAGGAACAAGTGTATCCAGCAATAGAGAAGTGCGCGGGGAAGCCGGTCGACGAGTTCATTAGATGCGTGGTGGAGGACACCGGGATACCTGAGGAGACAGCTAGGATAGGGCTACAACACCATTTAAGGGCTAAATGCGTGGAGGTGGTTAACGGGTTTATCTCCAAGGGAAACAGGGAAAACTGCGCCCGGCTACTTGAAGAAGCCTCCAGGATCAGGAGGGATCTCGCAGCACTCAGGGATAAAGCCGCAGCCCCCGAGAGCCTTGACACGTTGAGGAGACGCCGCCTCGTTGAAGTCAGGGACAAAGCCGTCATAGTCTTGGAGCCCGAGCCCCAGCTCCGGGAACTCTATGAAAACGGGTTAATTCTGGAGAAGGAAGTGTTAACCGTTGTGAAGCCTTCTCTAGCCCCGATGCTTGATAGGTACGTGGTTAAAGAGTTCGACCTATCGATTGAGCCACCGACACCGGGGCGGGCGAGGAAGCACCCGTTCATGGAGTTCATAGATGATTTAAGGGATGTCCTGGTTGCAATGGGGTTTGAGGAGGTTAAGGGGCCGCATGTAGAAGCCGAGTTCTGGAACTTCGACGCGTTGTTCCAGGCACAGGATCACCCAGCAAGGGAGATACATGATACATTCTTCTTGAAGACGTCAATGAAAGCCAGGGTTGACCCAGTGCTCCTTGAGAGAGCGGGGAGAATACATGAGGCTGGATGGAGGTATAAGTGGAGTCCTGAACGAGCTCTCAGACTGGTTTTAAGGAGTCAGACTACTGCAGTATCTGCTCGAACAATATATGAGAGAGGGGAGGGAGAATACAGGGTGTTCACCATAGACAGGAATTTCCGCCCGGAGAACCTTGACGCCAAGCACAGTATGGAGTTCCATCAACTTGACGGCGTCATCGTTGGAAAAGAAGTGAACTTTAAACACCTCCTCTACTTCTTCAAGGAGCTGTCCGCAGCACTCGGCGTGAAGGAGGTGTGGTTTAAGCCAGGGTACTTCCCCTTCACCGAGCCAAGCGTGGAGGGATATATAAAGCACCCTCAGCTCGGTTGGATCGAGGTTTTCCCCGGCGGCGTCTTCAGACCCGAGGTCATGGAGATACTGGGTGCTCCAGGCGTGAGGGCTATAGCATGGGGCATAGGCGTTGATAGACTCGCTATGACCGTGCTAGGCCTCGACGATATACGTCTACTATTCACCCGTGACCTCGACAGGCTTGAAAACATAAGGTATGGCGGGATCCCGTTCTTCAAGGAGAAAACCTCCGGGAGAAATATAAGGGTTGTCGAATACCCGTACTGA
- a CDS encoding radical SAM protein, which produces MRPFISFFYGVHPSRCHGPVVNIDVLLPPRKCPLNCFHCPLPGDGNVPRTYVTKIDVNHLKAALEEYSEVFERIKKVRLWGFGDPLLIENLPDVAKVIKGFMTDGALIVHSSGVTLSRAMKTHLVEMVDEISVPFPWCSGGKALEASSTFSLNGLINLLRLFPERDKLILEIVAARRGSIVYPDPMLLHELSSCLSKTGVERIRVKTLTRPPFNEEYKPVPSSILNTITRHLIEEGFQVVTCTQQPQPVKGIRLRGLQGVIYNHVLREPLSTSEVLTAYGDNGLIAVDNIVEKQWAVKVVWENTVYYRGRILY; this is translated from the coding sequence ATGAGGCCCTTTATATCGTTTTTCTACGGGGTGCACCCTAGTAGATGCCACGGCCCTGTTGTAAACATAGATGTCCTCCTGCCGCCTAGGAAATGCCCCTTAAACTGCTTCCACTGTCCACTGCCTGGAGACGGCAATGTACCCCGGACATATGTGACCAAAATAGATGTCAACCACCTTAAGGCTGCCCTGGAGGAGTATTCTGAGGTCTTCGAGAGAATTAAAAAGGTGAGGCTATGGGGTTTCGGGGACCCCTTACTGATCGAGAACCTCCCCGATGTCGCCAAGGTGATCAAAGGCTTCATGACTGACGGAGCGTTGATCGTGCACTCAAGTGGCGTAACGCTTTCAAGAGCCATGAAAACTCATCTAGTCGAGATGGTTGACGAGATCTCAGTGCCTTTCCCATGGTGTAGTGGGGGAAAAGCCTTGGAAGCGTCGAGCACGTTCTCCTTGAATGGATTAATCAACCTGCTACGCCTCTTCCCGGAAAGAGATAAGTTAATCCTGGAGATAGTGGCTGCGAGAAGGGGTTCCATAGTGTACCCGGACCCCATGCTGCTACATGAGTTATCCTCCTGCTTATCTAAGACGGGTGTCGAGAGGATACGTGTTAAAACCCTCACACGGCCTCCCTTCAACGAGGAATACAAGCCTGTACCCTCATCCATCCTGAACACTATTACAAGGCACTTGATAGAGGAGGGCTTCCAAGTCGTGACATGCACCCAGCAGCCTCAACCCGTTAAAGGAATTAGACTACGTGGTCTACAAGGCGTGATATACAACCATGTGCTGAGGGAGCCTCTCTCAACAAGCGAGGTTCTCACGGCTTACGGGGACAACGGGTTGATAGCTGTGGATAATATAGTTGAGAAGCAGTGGGCTGTTAAAGTAGTATGGGAGAACACTGTTTACTACAGGGGCAGGATCCTTTACTAG
- a CDS encoding damage-control phosphatase ARMT1 family protein — translation MKPQPECLRCILTTRLREIEYSTLSPTAKVALAKKLLVKLVDEFTLESTELSMLASRVFEDLVAEAPDIVDYYRLIKARSMRIALSNVEVHRKHAERLGDYERLHYLLKLSALGNLIDYGVAEHVFEEHIEPSMVEKAEPAIDDSHRLYELVERRGLRVLFLLDNAGEAVYDSLLAEYMRGKGSMVIGVAKDEPGFQNDVTLSDLLASGLDKAFDMVITPGCRGVCSSIHLEKTSEDFRRLLGSVDLIIAKGMAHFEYLYEAGIGKPVLFILTPKCNPVAAALGSRLYRGKPVIYLWSG, via the coding sequence TTGAAGCCCCAGCCAGAATGCCTTAGATGTATACTCACAACGAGGCTTAGGGAGATAGAGTACTCGACGCTCAGTCCCACTGCAAAGGTTGCCCTAGCCAAGAAACTCCTCGTAAAACTCGTAGACGAGTTCACGTTGGAGTCAACGGAGCTCTCAATGCTTGCATCACGAGTCTTCGAGGATCTCGTCGCCGAGGCCCCGGATATAGTTGACTACTACAGGTTGATAAAGGCGAGGAGCATGAGGATAGCCTTGTCAAATGTGGAGGTGCACAGGAAGCACGCTGAGAGACTCGGGGACTACGAGAGACTCCACTACTTGCTAAAACTCTCCGCATTAGGCAACCTGATAGATTACGGTGTTGCAGAACACGTGTTCGAGGAACACATAGAGCCAAGCATGGTTGAGAAGGCTGAGCCAGCCATAGACGACAGCCACAGGCTCTACGAGCTGGTGGAGAGGAGAGGTCTCAGAGTGCTCTTCCTCCTAGATAATGCAGGTGAAGCAGTCTACGACTCACTGCTAGCCGAATACATGCGTGGGAAGGGGAGCATGGTTATAGGGGTTGCAAAGGACGAGCCCGGCTTCCAGAACGATGTGACACTCAGCGACCTGCTTGCATCAGGCTTAGACAAGGCGTTCGACATGGTTATAACACCGGGTTGCAGGGGCGTCTGCTCCTCCATACACTTAGAGAAGACGAGTGAAGACTTCCGGAGGCTGCTGGGCTCCGTTGATTTAATCATTGCTAAGGGGATGGCGCACTTCGAGTACCTTTATGAAGCAGGGATCGGTAAACCAGTGTTATTCATTCTGACGCCTAAATGCAACCCGGTTGCAGCAGCACTCGGCTCCCGCCTCTACCGGGGTAAACCAGTAATATATCTATGGAGTGGATGA
- a CDS encoding molybdopterin-binding protein, whose translation MTPVKLVRVEDAVGKKLAYDYSAVTLDFKSAVKKRGETVTPGDVELLKNHGHYYVYIEDDEGVGYGLHEEEAVVKLAELISGGNIRVEKAPEGKALLKSTVNGLLIVDSAGLKKINSTGVYAVITRRGGTYVRQGELVAMVDLIPLSVPVDYPLHVFNDLLGSRKIIHVYESKHPRVGLVITGTEIVDGRKRDLATPVIVEKLRLYELQQGTLVYARDDEKEISEAIKTLLMDHDAVVVAGGMSIDPTDRTPIAIAAVADEVVAYGVPVKPTTMSMIAYREGKPIVGVSSGVIYFPDYNVLDIVLPWVSAGVKIPRDYIVSLGEGGLTEYFLKRR comes from the coding sequence ATGACGCCCGTGAAGCTCGTAAGGGTGGAAGACGCCGTTGGGAAAAAACTCGCATACGATTACTCAGCCGTGACACTCGACTTCAAGTCTGCCGTGAAGAAACGGGGGGAGACCGTTACACCCGGAGATGTCGAGCTGTTGAAGAACCATGGTCACTACTATGTATACATAGAGGATGATGAAGGAGTAGGATACGGTCTACACGAGGAGGAAGCAGTAGTCAAGCTGGCCGAGCTGATTTCAGGAGGCAACATCAGAGTGGAGAAGGCACCTGAAGGTAAAGCATTACTCAAGTCAACTGTAAACGGGTTGCTAATCGTGGATTCAGCCGGATTGAAAAAGATTAACTCAACCGGGGTTTACGCAGTGATAACTAGACGGGGCGGCACCTATGTCAGGCAGGGTGAACTAGTAGCGATGGTCGACTTAATACCCCTCAGTGTCCCTGTGGATTACCCGTTACACGTGTTCAACGACCTACTTGGTTCCCGGAAGATAATCCATGTCTATGAAAGCAAGCACCCCAGGGTTGGCTTGGTGATCACGGGCACTGAGATAGTGGATGGGAGGAAGAGGGATCTCGCTACACCCGTTATCGTTGAGAAGCTGAGGCTCTATGAGCTGCAACAGGGGACGCTAGTGTATGCTAGGGATGATGAAAAAGAGATCTCGGAGGCCATTAAGACGCTACTCATGGATCACGATGCAGTGGTGGTAGCGGGGGGAATGAGCATTGATCCAACGGATAGAACACCGATAGCAATAGCAGCTGTGGCCGACGAGGTTGTAGCCTACGGGGTACCGGTGAAGCCTACCACTATGAGTATGATTGCCTACAGGGAGGGGAAGCCCATAGTAGGGGTGTCAAGCGGGGTAATATACTTCCCCGACTACAACGTACTGGATATAGTGCTTCCATGGGTGTCGGCAGGCGTTAAGATCCCGCGTGACTACATAGTCTCCCTTGGCGAGGGGGGTTTAACCGAGTATTTTCTGAAGAGGAGGTGA
- the modA gene encoding molybdate ABC transporter substrate-binding protein gives MKPVYKTVLILTLILVSATASWILYQHYVGSETESVTLLVYTPPSIQPLLEEAARSYMQANPRVKINIVGGATGTLLNKISLTGEGDIFITADHEYMVNASRKGLVRNETIRVVSFLVIALITPKGNPANITGLQDLVSKNIKKGIGIANPQVAPFGRMAVALLQKNGIYEKVKDKLVVYGDVGQTAMQVALGSVDVAVLPHIVYYWYRNDTSIIWLNSSQLPKVSCQMVAVLNTTKNYAEAVRFEEFLVEYARTSSYASENGYVGSIDKIPVYTPYSVGELSFEDICMEAGR, from the coding sequence ATGAAGCCCGTCTACAAGACCGTATTAATCTTAACCCTTATACTCGTCTCCGCTACAGCTTCATGGATACTCTACCAGCACTATGTTGGAAGTGAAACTGAGAGCGTGACCCTGCTGGTTTACACGCCTCCATCAATACAACCCTTGCTCGAGGAGGCCGCGAGAAGCTACATGCAGGCTAATCCACGTGTAAAGATCAACATAGTGGGCGGCGCCACTGGAACCCTACTCAACAAGATCTCCCTAACCGGTGAGGGAGACATCTTCATAACGGCTGACCACGAGTACATGGTTAACGCGTCGAGGAAGGGGTTAGTCCGCAACGAGACGATTAGAGTCGTATCTTTCCTAGTGATAGCGTTGATAACCCCTAAAGGGAACCCGGCGAACATCACCGGGCTACAGGACTTGGTCTCCAAGAACATTAAGAAAGGGATAGGTATAGCTAATCCACAGGTCGCACCATTCGGCAGGATGGCTGTAGCACTACTCCAGAAGAACGGCATCTATGAGAAGGTGAAGGATAAACTAGTGGTCTACGGGGATGTAGGGCAGACGGCTATGCAGGTTGCACTCGGCTCGGTTGACGTCGCAGTACTCCCCCATATTGTTTATTACTGGTATAGGAATGATACCAGTATTATCTGGCTGAATTCATCCCAGCTGCCGAAGGTGAGCTGTCAAATGGTAGCAGTGTTGAACACCACTAAGAACTACGCTGAAGCAGTGAGGTTCGAGGAGTTCCTCGTGGAATACGCGAGGACCAGTAGCTATGCATCCGAGAATGGTTATGTGGGAAGCATTGATAAAATACCGGTTTACACCCCGTACAGTGTTGGAGAACTATCATTCGAAGACATCTGCATGGAGGCCGGCAGATGA
- a CDS encoding molybdate ABC transporter permease subunit, producing MRLLAILLGFLVALDVIVLATPIYLSLTVGLSLPGHLVNAFYSSLILSLTSSLVSSLLALSISIPVGYYVSRRVTRRGLLLPIVMLPSSVSPAAIGLALLVFFVKNPLGSVVNSMFNIVNDPKGIVVAQFFIGVPIGVSYFTALFSSIPRSYEDAALTMGFTHTEYLYSILLPMNYREILIGFILVFTRVLGDFGASYVIGGGILGKTVTLPIFLFLVSQFGEISILVVVLSIYMLSVLALITLVHQAENVGRKV from the coding sequence ATGAGGCTACTAGCCATACTACTAGGGTTCCTCGTCGCACTAGATGTGATTGTTTTAGCAACCCCGATATACTTATCGTTAACAGTCGGGTTAAGCCTGCCCGGACACCTGGTGAACGCCTTCTACTCATCCCTGATCCTCTCGCTTACATCCTCCCTTGTCTCATCCCTTCTAGCGCTCTCCATATCCATACCCGTCGGCTACTATGTATCTAGGAGGGTTACCAGGAGAGGCCTGCTACTCCCCATCGTGATGCTTCCCTCATCGGTTTCACCGGCGGCGATAGGGCTAGCACTCCTAGTGTTCTTCGTTAAAAACCCCTTGGGGTCAGTGGTCAACAGTATGTTCAACATAGTTAATGATCCAAAGGGGATAGTTGTCGCACAGTTCTTCATAGGGGTACCCATAGGTGTAAGCTACTTCACAGCACTCTTCTCAAGCATTCCAAGAAGCTACGAGGATGCTGCTTTAACCATGGGGTTCACTCACACCGAGTATCTCTACAGCATCCTGCTTCCGATGAATTACAGGGAGATCCTCATAGGTTTCATACTTGTCTTCACACGTGTCCTAGGGGATTTTGGAGCATCCTATGTGATAGGGGGAGGTATACTGGGCAAGACAGTTACGCTCCCAATATTCCTCTTCCTGGTCAGCCAGTTCGGAGAAATAAGTATACTTGTGGTAGTGCTCTCAATATACATGCTCTCAGTGTTAGCGTTGATCACACTTGTGCATCAGGCCGAGAACGTGGGGAGGAAGGTGTGA
- a CDS encoding ATP-binding cassette domain-containing protein, which produces MLEVHGLSKSFDGRAVNRDVSFRAEKGEIVVVVGPNASGKTTLLKSIAGLVEPDHGVILVNGDLVYEKKPGMRKARVNKPPYERNIGFVPTEHSLYPHLTLRGNLELPLRKRGWSRGDIDRRIRELLEVMGLEEYGDMYPGQLSNGLKQKASIARALSYNPPLLLLDEPFSAIDPVTREKLREEFLGLFRKLGVTVVMTTHLLEDIVFFRDHVLALVNGRVVYNGELVEERIVSSPYMLEMMGFISIPVTVKKCIGVDEAVVAAGSGEIKVRFNPRGSICSDGGKALLVVNPGFLGIEPPVNGDAPVLLEAVLNSVVDELTGLKLDVEIEGKATRLPINESEWMRIQGVVKDGKIPLYVSSEHVYLVSREGEHGAG; this is translated from the coding sequence ATGCTGGAGGTCCACGGGTTAAGCAAGAGCTTCGATGGGAGAGCAGTTAACAGGGATGTATCGTTCAGGGCTGAAAAAGGGGAAATAGTGGTTGTAGTGGGCCCCAATGCGTCCGGTAAAACAACACTCCTGAAGTCCATAGCAGGCCTCGTGGAGCCCGATCATGGTGTAATATTGGTCAACGGCGATCTGGTGTATGAGAAGAAGCCCGGCATGAGGAAGGCTAGGGTTAACAAGCCACCCTACGAGAGAAACATAGGGTTCGTGCCCACTGAGCACTCCCTCTACCCGCATCTAACATTAAGGGGAAACCTCGAGCTACCCTTGAGGAAGCGGGGATGGAGCAGGGGCGATATAGATAGGAGGATTAGGGAGCTACTTGAAGTAATGGGTTTAGAAGAATACGGGGACATGTATCCAGGCCAGTTAAGCAACGGGTTGAAGCAGAAGGCCTCTATAGCGCGGGCGCTCTCATATAATCCACCACTACTCTTGCTTGACGAGCCTTTCTCAGCTATAGACCCGGTGACAAGAGAGAAGCTGAGAGAGGAGTTCCTAGGCCTCTTCCGTAAACTAGGTGTAACCGTGGTTATGACTACACACCTACTGGAGGACATCGTGTTTTTCAGGGACCATGTTCTCGCATTGGTCAACGGCAGAGTAGTCTACAACGGGGAGCTGGTTGAAGAGAGGATCGTGTCAAGCCCCTACATGTTGGAGATGATGGGCTTCATATCCATACCGGTCACCGTGAAGAAATGTATTGGAGTCGATGAGGCCGTGGTGGCAGCCGGTAGCGGAGAGATAAAGGTGAGATTCAACCCGCGGGGAAGCATCTGTAGTGACGGCGGGAAAGCCCTCCTCGTTGTAAACCCAGGCTTCCTGGGCATTGAGCCACCTGTCAACGGAGATGCACCAGTGCTTCTCGAAGCAGTCCTCAACAGTGTAGTAGACGAGTTAACGGGCTTGAAGCTCGACGTGGAGATAGAGGGGAAGGCAACCCGGCTCCCCATCAATGAGTCTGAGTGGATGAGGATACAGGGTGTGGTGAAGGACGGGAAGATCCCTCTCTACGTGAGCAGCGAGCACGTGTATCTGGTTAGCCGGGAGGGCGAGCACGGTGCTGGTTGA